A window of Mucilaginibacter paludis DSM 18603 contains these coding sequences:
- a CDS encoding enoyl-CoA hydratase/isomerase family protein encodes MDTTTNEGYVHTSTDELGITTIAFFHRAQNSLPGALLEQLSQSINNAGHAQQTKIILLKSDGGQAFCAGASFDELLHISTLDEAIHFFSGFAKVINACRTSTKIIIGRIHGKAIGGGVGIAAATDHCFACTAASIKLSELTIGIGPFVIGPAVIRKIGLSAFSQLSINAADFYTAEWGKEKGLFAEVFDTTVQMDNAIEKLAQKICTWSPEALSAFKKTLWEGTENWDNLLAERAAVSGQLVLSAFAQNAISQLKIRK; translated from the coding sequence ATGGATACCACAACAAACGAAGGCTATGTGCATACCAGCACTGATGAATTGGGCATAACCACGATAGCCTTTTTTCACCGGGCTCAAAACTCATTGCCCGGTGCCCTGCTTGAGCAATTAAGTCAAAGTATTAACAATGCAGGCCATGCCCAACAAACTAAAATTATCCTGTTAAAAAGTGATGGCGGGCAGGCCTTTTGCGCAGGTGCCAGTTTTGACGAATTGTTACACATCAGCACACTGGATGAAGCTATCCATTTTTTTTCGGGCTTTGCCAAGGTAATCAATGCTTGCCGCACATCAACCAAAATAATAATAGGCCGCATACACGGCAAGGCAATAGGCGGAGGAGTTGGTATTGCTGCCGCCACCGACCATTGCTTTGCCTGCACAGCCGCATCCATTAAATTAAGCGAATTAACTATTGGCATAGGCCCCTTTGTGATAGGCCCGGCTGTGATACGCAAAATTGGCTTAAGCGCGTTCTCGCAATTAAGCATTAACGCAGCCGATTTTTACACAGCAGAATGGGGTAAAGAAAAAGGCTTGTTTGCCGAAGTTTTTGATACCACTGTCCAAATGGATAATGCCATTGAAAAATTGGCGCAAAAAATATGCACCTGGAGCCCCGAAGCCTTATCAGCATTTAAAAAAACGCTATGGGAAGGCACTGAAAACTGGGATAACCTGCTTGCCGAGCGTGCCGCAGTTAGTGGGCAACTGGTACTATCTGCTTTTGCTCAAAATGCCATCAGCCAATTAAAAATCCGTAAGTGA
- a CDS encoding LutC/YkgG family protein, producing MDQNIKGQPNKLPVQGAGSAREKILAAVAQNQPELSELPDIGFLTGDTVNVQEKFITTLTTIGGKVFQVNTFDEIKALIPQHFNTENRVVSTLTELNDIAELNTGNIIDPHTLEDIELSVIRAHFAVAENGAVWVTEQVMGQRVLPFICQHLAVVINAQDVVPTMHEAYKRIAMEHYGFGTFIAGPSKTADIEQSLVLGAHGPRSMTVFLLG from the coding sequence ATGGATCAAAATATAAAAGGCCAGCCTAACAAACTCCCCGTTCAAGGGGCAGGTAGCGCCAGAGAAAAAATATTAGCCGCGGTGGCTCAAAATCAGCCGGAATTGTCTGAACTACCTGATATTGGCTTTTTAACAGGCGATACCGTAAACGTACAGGAAAAATTCATCACCACGCTAACCACTATTGGCGGTAAAGTATTCCAGGTTAACACTTTTGACGAGATCAAGGCACTAATTCCGCAACACTTTAACACCGAAAACCGCGTTGTAAGTACTCTTACTGAGTTGAACGATATTGCCGAACTGAACACCGGCAATATCATCGACCCGCACACCCTGGAAGATATTGAACTCAGTGTTATCAGGGCACACTTTGCCGTGGCCGAAAATGGCGCCGTTTGGGTTACCGAGCAAGTAATGGGGCAAAGAGTATTGCCTTTTATATGCCAGCACCTGGCGGTAGTAATTAATGCCCAGGATGTTGTGCCTACCATGCACGAGGCCTATAAACGTATAGCTATGGAGCACTATGGCTTTGGCACCTTTATAGCTGGGCCATCAAAAACTGCCGATATTGAGCAGTCGCTGGTGTTGGGTGCCCATGGCCCGCGCAGCATGACGGTGTTTTTATTAGGCTGA
- a CDS encoding lactate utilization protein B, whose protein sequence is MEQDVQTHPDKKPHLDHAALAEIFNKDEDRVNWHDETLWWIRAKRDLSVHKIPEWEALRETASKIKHNVLSNLHTYLQQFEANAQANGIVVHWAINAAEHNKIVHALITKHNVTRMVKSKSMLTEELHLNEYLAEQGIDVIDSDLGERIVQLAKEPPSHIVLPCIHKKKEEIGELFHQYLGTPAGNADPQFLTETARHHLRETFLTRKVALTGVNFAIAETGEFVVCTNEGNADMGAHLSDIHIASMGIEKIIPERKHLGVFLRLLTRSATGQPITTYSSHFAKPREGQEMHIIIVDNGRTVQLGREEFRNSLKCIRCGACMNTCPVYRRSGGHSYHNAISGPIGAILAPNLDMKEYADLPFASTLCGSCSNVCPVKIDIHDQLYKWRQVIVKNGYAPTAKKLSMQAMATTLASPTAYHLAGKAGRWVMKVAPFAVNNKLNPWYKQRDMPKPPDESFGEWYKKNRKTP, encoded by the coding sequence ATGGAACAAGACGTACAAACACATCCAGATAAAAAACCCCACCTTGACCACGCGGCTTTGGCCGAAATTTTTAATAAGGATGAGGACCGGGTTAACTGGCACGACGAAACTTTATGGTGGATACGGGCAAAACGAGATTTATCTGTACATAAGATACCCGAATGGGAAGCCCTGCGCGAAACTGCCTCTAAAATAAAACACAACGTATTATCAAACCTGCATACCTACCTGCAGCAATTTGAAGCCAATGCCCAGGCTAACGGAATTGTGGTACATTGGGCCATCAATGCTGCCGAACATAATAAGATAGTGCATGCGCTGATCACTAAACACAATGTTACCCGGATGGTGAAAAGCAAATCCATGCTGACCGAGGAGTTGCACCTGAACGAGTACCTTGCCGAGCAGGGTATTGATGTGATAGATTCGGACTTAGGTGAACGGATTGTGCAATTGGCTAAAGAACCGCCAAGCCATATTGTATTACCTTGTATCCACAAAAAGAAAGAAGAAATAGGCGAACTTTTTCATCAGTATTTGGGTACCCCGGCAGGTAATGCCGATCCGCAGTTTTTAACAGAGACAGCCCGCCACCACCTGCGCGAAACATTTTTAACACGCAAAGTGGCCCTAACCGGTGTAAACTTCGCTATTGCCGAAACCGGCGAATTTGTGGTTTGCACCAACGAAGGTAACGCGGATATGGGCGCACACCTCAGCGATATCCACATTGCCAGCATGGGTATCGAGAAGATCATCCCCGAAAGGAAACACCTGGGCGTATTTTTGCGCTTGCTAACCCGCAGCGCTACCGGCCAGCCCATTACCACCTATTCCAGCCATTTTGCCAAACCGCGCGAAGGCCAGGAGATGCACATTATTATTGTTGATAATGGCCGCACAGTACAATTAGGCCGCGAAGAGTTTCGTAACTCGTTAAAGTGTATCCGTTGCGGTGCCTGTATGAATACCTGCCCTGTTTACCGCCGTAGCGGAGGGCACAGCTACCACAATGCCATATCGGGCCCTATAGGTGCTATTTTGGCCCCAAACCTGGATATGAAAGAATATGCCGATCTGCCTTTCGCATCAACGCTTTGCGGTTCGTGCTCAAACGTATGCCCGGTAAAAATCGACATTCACGACCAGCTTTATAAATGGCGACAGGTTATTGTGAAAAACGGCTACGCGCCTACTGCTAAAAAGTTAAGTATGCAGGCTATGGCCACAACGCTGGCATCTCCCACCGCCTACCACCTTGCAGGTAAAGCCGGGCGTTGGGTAATGAAGGTGGCACCTTTTGCAGTGAATAACAAACTGAACCCTTGGTATAAGCAGCGCGATATGCCTAAACCACCCGATGAATCGTTTGGTGAGTGGTACAAAAAGAACAGAAAAACTCCCTAA
- a CDS encoding (Fe-S)-binding protein, whose protein sequence is MTVGLFIPCYVDQFYPGAAIATLQLLEKLGVNVVYPQKQTCCGQPMANSGFEHLTGGCNELFIKNFAEFDYIVAPSGSCVLHIKDHIHDDSQPEKAASVSHKIYELTSFLTDVLKVKSLPAKFPHKVGVHQSCHGQRGLHLSQMSELVEPYYSKPGSLLNMVEGIEIVPLNRVDECCGFGGTFCVAEEAVSVKMGKDRVADHLSHGAEYITGVDMSCLMHMEGILNREGSKVKVLHIAEILNGGPQTK, encoded by the coding sequence ATGACAGTAGGGCTGTTCATTCCTTGTTATGTAGATCAGTTTTATCCTGGCGCCGCTATCGCCACTTTGCAATTACTCGAAAAATTAGGTGTAAATGTAGTTTATCCGCAAAAACAAACTTGTTGTGGCCAACCCATGGCTAACTCGGGCTTTGAGCATTTAACGGGCGGCTGTAATGAGCTTTTCATTAAGAATTTTGCCGAGTTTGACTATATTGTAGCGCCTTCGGGAAGCTGCGTATTGCACATTAAAGATCATATTCATGACGATAGTCAGCCCGAAAAGGCGGCGTCGGTAAGTCATAAAATATATGAGCTTACCTCTTTCCTTACAGACGTTCTGAAAGTAAAATCGCTGCCGGCGAAGTTTCCGCACAAAGTTGGCGTACATCAAAGCTGCCACGGGCAACGCGGTTTACACCTGTCGCAAATGAGCGAACTGGTAGAGCCCTACTACTCAAAGCCGGGCAGCCTTTTAAATATGGTTGAAGGTATAGAGATTGTACCCTTGAACCGGGTGGATGAATGTTGTGGTTTTGGAGGTACATTTTGCGTTGCCGAAGAAGCTGTATCTGTAAAAATGGGCAAAGACCGTGTTGCCGACCACTTAAGCCATGGCGCCGAATATATTACCGGTGTTGATATGAGCTGCCTGATGCACATGGAAGGAATTTTAAACCGTGAAGGCAGCAAGGTGAAGGTATTGCACATTGCCGAAATTTTGAATGGAGGCCCACAGACCAAATAA
- a CDS encoding VOC family protein, producing the protein MIKLNPYLVFKDNCEEAFLFYKKIFSGEILFMGRYKDAPQTTRQFFPGSTDDQVMHATLKINDETILMGNDSVETYEKSKDTFTNNFFLYISTENEADAYRIFDDLSIGGKITLPIAQTFWSTTFGIVTDKFGISWKVTFDPVDKPNSNKADAL; encoded by the coding sequence ATGATTAAACTAAATCCCTACCTGGTTTTTAAAGACAATTGCGAAGAGGCTTTTCTTTTTTATAAAAAAATTTTCTCGGGTGAGATTTTATTCATGGGACGTTATAAAGATGCTCCTCAAACAACCAGACAATTCTTTCCGGGTTCTACCGATGACCAAGTTATGCATGCCACTTTAAAAATTAACGATGAAACCATTTTGATGGGCAATGATAGCGTGGAAACTTACGAAAAATCAAAAGATACTTTTACAAACAACTTTTTCCTCTATATAAGCACCGAAAATGAGGCAGATGCCTATCGGATATTTGACGACCTATCTATAGGAGGAAAAATAACATTGCCTATAGCCCAAACTTTTTGGAGTACAACTTTTGGAATAGTTACCGATAAATTTGGAATCAGCTGGAAGGTTACCTTTGATCCCGTTGATAAGCCCAATAGCAACAAAGCGGATGCATTATAA
- a CDS encoding tetratricopeptide repeat-containing sensor histidine kinase yields MKFSQLLLFAVFFLQQKAFCIAGVANYSPTAVVKNQLPTDSIDKINTLSRDIYLSDPAYARKLSAKALLCSKTINYKKGIGQSFLNIGITYWSQSYYIIGLLYIDTALKYFRHDRLQLSSCYCYIGRIYTDLKDYKSASHYLEKAREEAGTDPAKSKDVIVHLSYLYLKRKEFNKALFAVDRMMKICKSVKDTDTEAILYNRLANIYLAQNQYSKALKYCDKAIQMSYLVNNKRLRASSFVEKSGILLHNGHQRSAIRFATQALAMSDTLGIMDLKSKSFKAIIAAYDARHNYKRVLYFERQFNLFQEERYNSVIHNNSQIMRDYFELNAGLQGINMIKQQAKENDIHLHSQQNLIITLSASLILLSVALYIVYFYYRQKNNLATKLRDRQQATLAQSQLIESQARNLEELNGFKNKLLAIIGHDLRSPIQNLRNLTDMFDDGNISNEEISFLMKTINPVIKSAELTLSNLLIWADRQIRGIERIQAKSIDLMPVIRESEQIFRHLLDQKNISVQHHIGVDTLVWCDENHLKVILNNLISNAIKFTGEGGEIAITVERDKNQLIISVTDTGIGITDEEIMRILSANTHFSKPGTMGEQGTGIGLLLCRELIEVNGGRLNIKSNAGIGSTFYFNLPSTELSIN; encoded by the coding sequence ATGAAATTTTCGCAGCTTTTACTTTTTGCTGTGTTTTTTTTACAGCAAAAAGCTTTTTGCATTGCTGGCGTTGCAAACTATTCGCCTACTGCGGTGGTCAAAAATCAGTTACCTACTGATAGTATTGATAAAATAAACACGCTTTCGCGGGATATTTATCTTTCAGACCCGGCCTATGCGCGCAAACTATCAGCCAAGGCCCTGTTATGTTCTAAAACAATTAACTATAAAAAAGGCATAGGCCAAAGCTTTTTAAACATCGGGATAACTTATTGGTCGCAATCTTATTATATCATCGGCTTACTGTATATTGATACCGCTTTGAAATATTTCAGGCATGACAGGTTGCAGCTTTCAAGTTGCTACTGTTATATAGGACGGATATATACAGATTTAAAGGATTATAAATCGGCGTCACATTATTTGGAAAAAGCCCGCGAAGAAGCCGGTACCGACCCAGCGAAATCAAAAGATGTTATAGTTCACCTGTCCTATTTGTATTTAAAACGAAAAGAGTTTAACAAAGCACTTTTTGCTGTAGATAGGATGATGAAAATTTGCAAAAGTGTAAAAGACACCGATACGGAGGCTATTCTTTACAACAGGCTGGCAAACATTTATTTGGCTCAAAATCAATATAGCAAAGCGCTGAAATATTGCGATAAAGCCATACAAATGAGTTACCTGGTTAACAATAAACGTTTACGGGCATCTTCGTTTGTTGAAAAATCAGGTATTTTGTTACACAATGGCCACCAGCGCAGTGCAATCAGATTTGCCACGCAAGCCCTGGCGATGAGCGATACCTTGGGTATTATGGATTTGAAAAGCAAATCCTTTAAGGCGATCATTGCCGCTTATGATGCCAGGCACAACTATAAACGAGTTTTGTATTTTGAAAGACAATTCAATTTATTCCAGGAGGAAAGGTACAACTCGGTAATACACAACAACTCGCAGATCATGCGGGACTACTTTGAGCTTAATGCTGGGTTGCAAGGCATCAATATGATAAAGCAACAAGCTAAAGAGAATGATATCCATCTCCATTCTCAGCAAAATTTAATCATTACTTTATCCGCTTCGTTAATTTTATTATCCGTAGCGCTATATATCGTTTATTTTTATTATCGGCAAAAAAACAACCTGGCTACAAAACTGCGCGACAGACAACAGGCTACCCTGGCTCAATCGCAACTAATAGAATCGCAAGCGCGTAATCTGGAGGAATTAAATGGGTTTAAAAATAAGTTACTGGCTATTATAGGGCATGATTTGCGCAGCCCGATACAAAACCTGCGGAACTTAACGGATATGTTTGATGATGGAAATATATCAAATGAAGAGATTAGTTTCTTGATGAAAACCATTAACCCGGTTATAAAAAGCGCCGAGTTAACCTTGTCGAACCTACTGATCTGGGCCGACAGACAAATCAGGGGCATTGAACGTATCCAGGCCAAATCTATTGATCTGATGCCGGTTATTCGCGAGTCTGAGCAAATTTTCAGACATTTACTGGACCAGAAAAATATCAGCGTCCAACATCATATTGGCGTGGATACTTTAGTTTGGTGCGACGAAAATCACCTGAAAGTTATCCTTAACAACCTAATAAGCAATGCCATCAAATTTACAGGGGAAGGCGGCGAAATAGCTATCACTGTTGAACGTGATAAAAACCAGCTGATCATCAGCGTCACTGATACTGGTATCGGCATTACCGACGAGGAAATCATGCGAATTTTATCGGCCAATACACACTTCTCAAAACCGGGCACCATGGGCGAACAAGGCACCGGGATTGGGTTGCTCCTTTGCCGCGAGCTGATTGAAGTAAACGGCGGGAGGCTCAATATCAAATCAAACGCTGGTATAGGGAGTACTTTCTACTTCAACCTGCCATCAACAGAATTATCAATAAATTAG
- a CDS encoding acyl-CoA thioesterase — MPEPLHFKPVRLSETTITELMIPSYSNFGGKIHGGILLSLMDKVAYVCAAKHAGNYCVTASIDTVDFLAPIEVGELVSLMASVNYVGNTSLVVGIRVVSENVKNNSTNHTNTSYFTMVAKNEFNLPTQVPGLILESQNEVRRFVEAIRRKELRQNYRQEVEQIKAPLNYEKYEHLLVGERCKLAVDIR, encoded by the coding sequence ATGCCAGAACCTTTACACTTCAAGCCCGTACGTTTATCAGAAACTACCATCACCGAGTTGATGATCCCCTCTTACTCCAATTTTGGCGGTAAAATACATGGCGGAATTTTACTTTCATTGATGGATAAAGTAGCCTATGTATGCGCCGCAAAACATGCGGGCAATTATTGCGTAACCGCATCCATTGATACAGTTGATTTTTTAGCGCCTATAGAAGTTGGAGAACTTGTTTCTTTAATGGCATCAGTAAATTACGTAGGCAACACATCATTGGTAGTGGGTATCCGTGTAGTATCTGAAAATGTAAAAAACAATTCTACCAACCATACCAATACCAGTTATTTTACCATGGTTGCTAAAAATGAGTTTAATTTACCTACCCAGGTACCTGGCTTAATATTAGAGAGCCAAAATGAGGTGCGCCGTTTTGTGGAGGCCATCCGCCGTAAAGAGCTGCGCCAAAACTACCGGCAAGAGGTTGAGCAGATTAAGGCACCCTTAAATTACGAAAAATACGAACACTTGCTGGTAGGCGAACGCTGCAAACTGGCCGTTGATATTAGATAG
- a CDS encoding TonB-dependent receptor — MIKKILLLLVLILVAGNLFAQNRGNRAATPLPPPVLVREVSGVVRDTADNTLIGASITLTSKKDTLRTSTNTDGVFVFKNVKMATFVVTITEVGFIPSTRKYLQNDAIKHVVLEPIILKSSSHLMKEVNINGTPSITYKTDTVEYRASDYKVRENATVDELLKKMEGFEVGSDGSVTHQGQAITKAKLNGKAYAGGDVAQAIQNLPADIVEKIQVVDDYGDEAARTGVKNGDPQKVLNITTRADKSIGLTGRANGQYGSNDRYNAGITVTRLNANQQIALNGNFNNTVTGVASAGISGGATNGGGGGSGISAGRGGGSPGTSRSGSPSFTYNDQLTKNVEVESGYKYNFNNNNSTNYSYGRSSSTLGYSNFIRSGSSESDSKGHAVNFDIKYTINKANFLQITPNYSYTSSSSSSTTDNLTDAYYVKSDKDPITGQPVTNYQFYNTIGSNGTTTTATTYGLTVFYQHIFDKPKRNISLQVSMNSTNNESDGNSDNNTFYYTDTTRTKLINSLILQSQVKRRSDNKTYRASSTYVEPLGQYSQFEFNAQIRSALYDNSALTDSIAASGQVIPLTYRDNVYNYTFTESRFTVNYRFTGERYNISLGTTAVPSYLSGTKLNTNANANVTTGRSDFRIIPVFRFAYAWSRTERFSLNYSGSNAEPNFQQIQPFTDISNPRSQVVGNPDLKPTFTHSITAQYNYYIPNSKTNLSFNVNATIPVNQISTNTLLIANSPYAKNGDLISETHYVNLNGSNAIVGRYNIAKQLDDRKYNLSLNGNITYNYNVAMNNNVQYHTTNWRFDERFGPRINPTDWFEINPYLGYDLSRSFSSLVPAVNSTNTTSTSSLATQVQKTSLAVDGKIYFLKSFQLNYSADKSYVSGLGSLSTNPLVINMGIEKEFFKKKSLVVTFNAFDILHQNNFIQQTVNPDGSYTNTLSSSLSRYFLVGARLYLQKWTGTPTRNGRKMNRRGDGSFIYE, encoded by the coding sequence ATGATAAAAAAAATACTTTTACTGCTCGTTCTTATACTGGTAGCTGGTAACCTGTTTGCTCAAAACCGTGGTAACAGGGCGGCTACCCCGTTACCGCCGCCTGTATTGGTTAGGGAGGTTAGCGGTGTAGTGAGAGATACTGCTGATAATACGCTGATTGGCGCCAGCATAACATTAACTTCAAAAAAAGATACCTTGCGCACTTCAACCAATACTGATGGTGTTTTTGTATTTAAAAATGTAAAAATGGCAACCTTTGTTGTTACCATTACCGAGGTTGGCTTTATCCCATCCACACGCAAATATTTACAAAACGATGCCATAAAGCACGTTGTTTTAGAACCTATCATCCTAAAATCAAGTTCGCACCTGATGAAGGAGGTTAATATTAACGGCACGCCCAGCATAACTTACAAAACCGATACCGTTGAATACCGGGCCAGCGACTACAAAGTTAGGGAGAACGCTACCGTAGATGAGTTGTTGAAAAAGATGGAAGGCTTCGAAGTTGGTTCTGATGGCTCGGTTACCCACCAGGGGCAGGCCATTACCAAGGCCAAGTTAAACGGTAAGGCTTATGCCGGGGGCGATGTGGCTCAGGCTATTCAAAACTTGCCGGCGGATATTGTTGAAAAAATACAGGTGGTTGATGATTATGGCGATGAAGCCGCCCGCACGGGTGTAAAAAACGGCGACCCGCAGAAAGTTTTGAATATTACCACCCGGGCCGATAAGTCCATCGGTTTAACCGGGCGTGCAAATGGCCAGTATGGCAGTAACGACCGCTATAATGCTGGCATTACTGTAACCCGGTTGAATGCCAACCAGCAAATCGCTTTAAACGGCAATTTTAATAATACGGTAACCGGTGTGGCTTCAGCCGGAATTTCTGGCGGTGCAACCAACGGTGGTGGTGGTGGCAGTGGCATTAGTGCGGGGCGGGGTGGAGGTAGCCCCGGAACAAGCCGCTCAGGCTCGCCGTCATTTACCTATAATGATCAGTTGACGAAAAATGTAGAGGTGGAGTCGGGCTATAAGTACAATTTTAACAACAACAATTCCACCAATTACAGCTATGGCCGTAGCAGTTCAACTTTGGGTTACAGCAATTTTATCAGGTCAGGTAGTTCTGAGAGCGATAGTAAAGGACACGCCGTTAACTTTGATATTAAATATACCATTAACAAGGCTAACTTTTTACAAATAACACCTAACTATAGTTACACTTCATCCAGCAGTTCGAGCACTACAGACAATTTAACCGATGCGTACTACGTAAAAAGCGATAAGGATCCAATAACAGGGCAACCGGTTACCAACTACCAATTTTATAATACAATAGGCTCAAACGGAACTACCACTACAGCAACAACCTATGGCTTAACCGTGTTTTATCAGCATATATTTGATAAACCGAAGAGAAATATATCCCTCCAGGTAAGTATGAATAGCACGAATAACGAGTCGGATGGAAATTCAGACAATAATACGTTCTATTACACTGATACCACACGAACTAAGCTCATCAATTCATTGATATTACAATCGCAGGTTAAGCGCCGTAGCGATAATAAAACGTACAGGGCCAGTTCAACCTACGTTGAGCCGCTTGGTCAATATTCTCAATTTGAGTTTAACGCGCAAATAAGGAGCGCTTTATACGATAATTCGGCCCTTACGGATAGTATAGCGGCTTCCGGCCAGGTTATCCCCTTAACTTATCGCGATAATGTTTACAATTATACTTTTACAGAATCCCGGTTTACGGTTAATTATAGGTTTACCGGCGAAAGATATAATATTTCATTAGGAACCACGGCCGTTCCTTCATACTTATCGGGTACTAAATTAAACACTAATGCCAACGCAAATGTAACAACCGGCCGGTCTGATTTTCGGATCATCCCGGTGTTCCGTTTTGCATACGCATGGTCGCGCACCGAACGTTTTTCATTAAACTATTCGGGTTCAAATGCCGAACCTAATTTTCAGCAGATACAGCCTTTTACCGATATATCTAACCCAAGGAGCCAGGTAGTGGGGAACCCCGATTTGAAGCCTACGTTTACACACTCCATTACAGCTCAATACAATTACTATATACCCAATTCAAAAACCAATCTGTCATTCAACGTAAATGCCACTATCCCTGTAAATCAAATTTCTACCAATACACTCCTGATAGCTAATTCGCCATATGCTAAAAATGGCGATTTGATCAGCGAAACACATTATGTAAACCTTAACGGATCTAACGCCATAGTTGGGCGTTACAACATTGCCAAACAGCTTGACGACCGTAAGTATAATTTATCCTTAAATGGTAATATCACTTACAATTACAATGTTGCTATGAATAATAACGTTCAATACCACACCACCAATTGGCGGTTTGATGAGCGTTTTGGTCCACGTATTAATCCTACCGATTGGTTTGAAATAAACCCGTATTTAGGTTATGATCTGTCCCGGTCCTTTTCATCTCTTGTACCGGCAGTAAATAGCACTAACACCACGTCAACATCATCATTGGCTACCCAGGTACAAAAAACATCCTTGGCTGTTGACGGAAAAATATATTTCTTAAAAAGTTTCCAGCTTAACTATAGTGCCGATAAAAGTTATGTATCCGGTTTAGGTAGTTTGAGTACCAATCCGTTGGTAATCAATATGGGTATCGAGAAGGAGTTCTTTAAAAAGAAATCGCTGGTGGTAACCTTTAATGCCTTCGATATTCTGCACCAAAATAACTTTATACAACAAACCGTGAATCCCGACGGAAGTTATACCAATACTTTGTCAAGCTCATTAAGCAGGTACTTTTTAGTAGGCGCACGTTTGTACCTTCAAAAATGGACCGGAACGCCTACCCGTAATGGAAGAAAAATGAATCGCCGCGGCGATGGTAGCTTTATTTATGAATAA
- a CDS encoding aldo/keto reductase, translating to MEYRKLGETDLAVSAITFGAWAAGGWMWGGNDDDAAIEAMKTAHDMGVTSIDTAPIYGQGKSEELVGKAIKGIARDKVQILTKYGMRWDDNKGTLAFKSKDNDGKDIDIYKYAGKESVISECENSLKRLGTDYIDLYQIHWHDMTTPIEETMEAVLRLKEQGKIREAGVCNYTAEQMLTAETVIKLASNQVPFSMVNRGIEDELIPHCIAARKSILAYSPLERGLLTGKMQPGQKFGEGDHRASVKYFKDENIKRTNDFLTRIKPLADEKNATLGQLVIRWTIEHPGITIALVGARNAEQAKQNAKAIEVKLSGEEIEFINTQLNDLQIVG from the coding sequence ATGGAATATAGAAAATTAGGCGAAACAGATCTGGCAGTATCTGCCATAACTTTTGGGGCATGGGCAGCTGGTGGCTGGATGTGGGGCGGAAACGACGACGACGCTGCTATTGAAGCAATGAAAACAGCGCACGATATGGGCGTAACATCTATAGATACCGCGCCTATTTACGGGCAAGGTAAAAGCGAAGAATTAGTTGGGAAAGCGATTAAGGGGATAGCGAGAGATAAAGTACAGATCCTCACTAAATACGGTATGCGCTGGGATGACAACAAAGGCACATTAGCTTTTAAAAGCAAAGATAATGATGGTAAGGATATAGACATTTATAAATACGCGGGTAAAGAAAGCGTGATTAGTGAATGCGAAAACAGCTTAAAACGCTTGGGAACAGATTATATAGACCTTTACCAGATCCACTGGCACGATATGACCACGCCGATTGAGGAGACGATGGAAGCCGTGTTAAGACTTAAAGAACAAGGAAAAATTCGCGAGGCTGGAGTTTGCAATTATACCGCTGAACAGATGCTGACTGCCGAAACGGTGATTAAACTGGCATCAAACCAGGTGCCGTTCAGTATGGTGAACCGTGGTATTGAGGACGAACTTATTCCGCATTGCATTGCTGCCCGGAAATCGATCCTGGCTTACAGCCCGCTGGAAAGAGGCCTGCTTACCGGAAAAATGCAACCCGGTCAAAAATTTGGCGAGGGAGATCATCGCGCTTCTGTGAAATATTTTAAAGATGAAAATATTAAACGAACCAATGATTTTCTGACCAGGATAAAGCCCCTGGCTGATGAAAAAAATGCAACTTTAGGTCAGTTGGTTATCCGCTGGACCATTGAGCACCCCGGTATCACCATTGCACTGGTAGGCGCCCGGAATGCCGAACAAGCTAAACAGAATGCCAAAGCCATTGAGGTAAAGTTAAGTGGCGAGGAAATTGAGTTTATCAATACCCAACTCAACGACCTGCAAATTGTGGGTTAA